In the genome of Blastopirellula marina, one region contains:
- a CDS encoding glycoside hydrolase family 88 protein, producing MTDQRIEQYTSALKFAEKQVAATTAQHPDYFPIYTEGGKWRHDKELWTDWCAGFYAGMMWQFHLRTGDPAWREKAEHYSALLEHRQHDRDVHDLGFIFLSTYLPWYQLTGDKHLHDVLVQAGRTLAMRFKEKGQYLRSFVSDDSLFIDIMMNVPIIFYAAIETGDEELMRRAVNHCQTTRDTIVRENGSTAHEGMFDLETGEFLEQTTHQGLRGDSAWARGLAWSLYGYSKCYQLTGDQQYLEVSMRNADFWIANLPEDKVPFWDFDADLSQPAPWGAQKETSAGAIAASGLLDLSRQVKDSAKAAQYKETALAMLDALVQPEYLAIHDEGWEGILKHGVYHTEKDLGVDESVMFGEYFFVEALTKVVRDDYPINYKA from the coding sequence ATGACCGACCAGCGCATCGAGCAGTATACCAGCGCCCTGAAGTTCGCCGAAAAGCAGGTCGCCGCGACCACCGCGCAGCATCCCGATTACTTCCCCATTTACACCGAAGGAGGGAAGTGGCGGCATGACAAAGAGTTGTGGACCGACTGGTGTGCTGGTTTCTACGCCGGGATGATGTGGCAGTTTCACCTGCGGACCGGCGACCCGGCCTGGCGCGAGAAGGCCGAGCACTACTCGGCGCTGTTGGAACACCGTCAGCACGACCGCGACGTGCACGATCTGGGTTTCATTTTCCTCAGCACCTACCTGCCGTGGTACCAGCTGACCGGCGATAAGCATCTGCACGACGTCCTGGTTCAGGCCGGGCGTACGCTGGCGATGCGTTTCAAGGAAAAAGGACAGTACCTGCGAAGCTTCGTGTCGGACGACTCGCTGTTCATCGACATCATGATGAACGTGCCGATCATCTTCTACGCGGCGATCGAAACAGGGGACGAAGAGCTGATGCGGCGAGCAGTGAACCACTGTCAGACTACCCGCGACACGATCGTCCGCGAGAACGGCTCGACGGCGCACGAAGGGATGTTCGACCTGGAAACCGGCGAATTCCTGGAGCAAACCACCCACCAAGGTTTGCGCGGCGACAGTGCCTGGGCCCGCGGTTTGGCGTGGTCGCTGTATGGGTATTCTAAGTGCTACCAACTGACGGGTGACCAACAGTATCTGGAAGTATCGATGCGTAACGCCGACTTCTGGATCGCCAACCTGCCGGAAGATAAGGTGCCGTTCTGGGACTTCGATGCCGACCTGAGCCAGCCAGCCCCCTGGGGTGCCCAGAAAGAGACTTCCGCCGGAGCGATCGCCGCTTCCGGCTTGTTAGACCTGAGCCGGCAGGTGAAGGATTCTGCGAAAGCGGCGCAATATAAGGAAACTGCCTTGGCCATGCTCGATGCATTGGTTCAGCCGGAATACCTGGCCATCCATGACGAAGGCTGGGAAGGTATTCTGAAGCACGGCGTCTACCACACCGAGAAAGACCTGGGCGTGGACGAGTCGGTGATGTTCGGCGAATACTTCTTTGTCGAAGCTCTGACGAAGGTGGTTCGGGACGACTACCCGATCAACTACAAGGCGTAA
- a CDS encoding tRNA (cytidine(34)-2'-O)-methyltransferase translates to MYDPVFHIVLYAPEIPPNTGNIGRMCVATGSKLWLIEPLGFQVDDAALRRAGMDYWQHLNWEVVPNWQTLDDRLKSNRKWYLTKTAKSSYHTVSFQKGDAFVFGCESKGLPRELVEANQQTAISVPMRTDVRSLNLAVTAGVIAYEGVRQLTLASEYSLPIGESPIG, encoded by the coding sequence ATGTACGACCCTGTCTTTCATATTGTGCTGTACGCCCCGGAGATCCCTCCCAACACCGGCAACATTGGGCGCATGTGCGTGGCCACCGGCAGCAAACTGTGGCTGATCGAACCCCTCGGCTTTCAGGTCGACGATGCCGCCCTTCGCCGCGCCGGCATGGACTACTGGCAGCACCTCAATTGGGAAGTCGTCCCCAATTGGCAGACCCTCGACGACCGCCTTAAGTCCAATCGCAAGTGGTACTTAACCAAGACCGCCAAAAGCAGCTATCACACCGTCAGCTTCCAGAAAGGAGACGCGTTCGTCTTCGGTTGCGAGTCGAAAGGCCTGCCGCGCGAGCTGGTCGAAGCGAACCAGCAGACCGCCATTTCGGTCCCCATGCGAACCGACGTCCGCAGCTTGAACCTGGCGGTAACCGCCGGCGTGATAGCCTACGAAGGGGTCCGCCAGCTGACCCTGGCCAGCGAATATTCTTTACCAATTGGGGAGTCTCCAATTGGGTAA